DNA sequence from the Janibacter sp. CX7 genome:
CCCTTCGCCCGGGGTGGCGATGCCCGAGAGGTCACCCTTGATGTCCGCCAGGAAGACGGGGACACCCTGCGCGGACAGCTGCTCGGCCATCACCTGCAGGCTCTTGGTCTTGCCGGTACCCGTCGCGCCGGCGACGAGACCGTGCTTGGTCAGGCTCGCGAGCGGCACCCGCACGGGGGCATCGGGGTGGGGTTGGCCGTCGACGACGGTGGCGCCGAGCTCGACCGCCGGCGTCTCGAAGGCATAGCCGGCGCGGATGGTGTCCAGGAGTGAAGAGTCGGTCACAAGCCCGAGCCTAGTGCGACCGCCCGCAGCCCTCGCTCTTATCGTGGCCGGGTGATCTTCCAGTCCGTCGGTGACACCCGCCCCTACCCCGCCCACGGGCGCAAGAGCCCCCGCGACTGGGCCGACGTCCCGCCGCGCGCGGTCCGCCTGGAGCAGCTGACGACGACGAAGAGCGCGCTCAACCTCCACGACCTGCTCGCCGACGACTCGACCTTCTACGGCGACCTCTTCCCGCACGTCGTGCTCTGGCGCGGCCGCCACTACCTCGAGGACGGCCTGCACCGCGCCCTTCGCGCCGCGCTCCAGCAGCGCTCGACCCTGCACGCCCGGGTGCTCGAGATCGCGGACTGAGGACCTGCGGTGAGCGAGGACGCCTACTACGGGAGCGGCAGCGGGGCGCGGTCGCGTCGCCGCCGAGCGGTCGTCACCGTGCTCGTCGTCCTCCTGCTGCTCTTCTTCGCGCTCTGGTACGCGATGTCCTACATCCGGGCCGACCAGGGTGCGGGCTCGACGAACGCGTCGGTGCCGGCACGGCCGGCGTGCACCAGCTCACCGCAGCAGGTGCAGGTCAACGTCTACAACGCGACCAACCGCGACGGACTCGCCGCCCGGGTCGCCGCGCAGCTCAAGGACCGCGGCTTCGTCGTCAAGACCGTGGCCAACGACCCGAAGAAGCGCACCGTCACCGGCCGCGGGGAGCTGCGCTACGGCACCGGCAGCTTCGCCGATGCCCAGCTCGTGCTGCGGCACACCGGCAGCTTCCAGCGGATCAAGGACAGTCGTCAGCGGCGCACCGTCGACGTCGTCGTCGGCCCGGAATTCACCCGGCTCGTGGCGGAGGACAAGGTCACCACCTGCTGATCCGCCCGGGCGGATCGGCCACCGGGTCCCCCTTCGTCCGCGCCCGTCAGGGGCGGGTCGACGTCAGCTCGACCTTGTCATCGCCGACGGAGTCGCAGGTGATGGTCGTGTCGGAGACCTGGAAGCTCTCGCCCTGAGTGCAACGGTTGTCGGCGCCACCGGCCTGGATGACCGCCTCACCGCCCTGCTTCGCCGAGACGAGGCGGATGCGGTCGTGGTGCTTCAGGTCCTTGCCCGAGGTGTAGGACTTCGGGAAGTCGTAGAAGTCGTTGCCCTGGATCGAGATCTTGCACGTGTTGTCGGTGTCGCACTTCGCGCTCCACGAGTCGCAGCCAGCGAGGGGCAGGACCGCCACGGCGACGGCGAGGGGGGCGAGGGCTCGAAGGGGGTGGCGCATGGGATCCATGGAACCAGACGCTCGAGGACGGCGCCGGTCGGGGGCGCGCCCGCCGGGGGCGGATGCTTGGGGCGGACGCACGAAGGTCCCGCCCGGGCGTACCGGACGGGACCTTCGATCAGCTGGCGGTGGCGGTGGGATTTGAACCCACGGTCGGCGTCAACCGACAAACGCTTTCGAGGCGTTCTCCTTAGGCCGCTCGGACACGCCACCGCGGAGCACAATACAAGGTGAGCGGGCGGGCCCGAAATCGTCGCCGGAGCCGACCATCCGGCACCCCGAGGACGAAGGGATCCTCAGGCCGGGTCGACATCGGCGCGGCGACCGCCGAAGAAGTCCAGGAGCAGGTGCGCGGCCTCCCCTTCGCGCACCCCGCCGACGACCTCGGCCCGGTGGACGGACCGGCGGTCGCGCACGACGTCCCACACCGACCCGCAGGCGCCCATCTTGGAGTCCCATGCCCCGAGGACCACCCGTGGGACGCGACTGGCGACGACGGCACCGGCGCACATCGGGCACGGCTCGAGGGTGACGACGAGGGTGCACCCAGTCAGGCGCCACTCCCCCTTCGTCTCGGCCGCGGCGCGCAGCGCGACGACCTCCGCATGACCGGTCGGGTCCCCGTCCCGCTCCCGCGTGTTGCGACCCTCGCCGATGATCACGCCGGAGGCGTCGACGACGACGGCACCGACCGGGATGTCGCCGTCGGCCGCCGCCTCGCGGGCCAGCTCGAGGGCACGGTCCATCCACGCCTCCTCGACGAGGCGCTGCGGACGGGTGGGGTCAGGACTCACGGGGACAGTCTCGCGCACGGTAGTTTCGGCACCATGCGCGTCATCGTCGCGGACCACCCGCTCATCGCCCACAAGCTGACCTACCTGCGGCACAAGGGCACCGACAGCCCGACCTTCCGTCGGCTCGCCGACGAGCTGGTCACCCTGCTCGCCTACGAGGCGACGCGTGAGGTGCGCACCGAGCCCTTCGAGATCGAGACGCCGGTGAGCGCGACGACGGGCATCAAGCTGTCGACGCCCAAGCCGCTCGTCGTGCCGATCCTGCGCGCCGGCCTGGGCATGCTCGAGGGCATGGTGCGGCTGCTGCCGACCGCCGAGGTGGGCTTCCTCGGCATGCTGCGCAACGAGGAGACCCTCGAGGCGGTCACCTATGCCAACCGCCTGCCCGACGACCTGTCGGGCCGTCAGTGCTACGTCATCGACCCGATGCTCGCCACGGGCGGCACCCTCGCGATGTCGATCCAGTACCTCGTCGACCGCGGCGCCGACGACATCACGGCCGTCACGCTGCTCGCCGCCCCCGAGGGCATCGCGGCGGTCGAGCGCGAGCTGGCCGACCTCGACGTGCCGGTGACCCTCGTGACCGGGGCGATCGACGAGCGGCTCAACGAGCAGGGCTACATCGTCCCTGGTCTCGGCGACGCCGGTGACCGGCTCTACGGCGTGGTCTGACCCGTCACACCCGTCACATCTGCAACACTGGGCGGGTTCCACGCCCGACCCGGGCCACCCGCTGCCCGCAGACGACGCAGGAGTACGACCATGAACACGCCGCCGATCAAGAAGATCGTCCTCTGGCTGCTCACGATCTTCCTGCTCTACGCGATCCTCACCTCGCCCAACGAGGCAGCCAACATCGTCGGCTCCGCCTGGGACGTCGTCGCCAACGGCGTGCGCAACATCGGCCGCTTCTTCGACTCGCTGATCGCCAGGTAACCATGGCACCGGAGGTCACCCGCGTGGCCCACCGGGGGCTGCGCAAATACCTCCTCCCCGGCGAGACCCCGGTCGCGGAGATCCGCCACCACCGGATCGTGCTCGCCAAGCCCTTCGGCATCGCGCTCGCCGTCCTCGCGCTCGTCGTCTGGCTCGACGTGTCGGTGAGCGACGCCAATGCCGGCATCCTCGGCTACGCGTGGTGGATCTGGTTCGCCGTCGTCGGCTGGGCCGCCTGGAAGTGGATCGAGTGGCGCCACACCCGGGTCGTGGCGACGACGAAGCGGATCGTCCTCTTCGAGGGGTGGATCAACCACAAGGTCTCGATGATGCCCCTGAAGAAGGTCACCGACATGGCCTACGAGCGCTCCGTCCTCGGGCGCATCCTCGGCTACGGCACCTTCGTCCTCGAGAGCGCCGGCCAGGACCAGGCCCTCTCGAGCATCGAGTTCGTCCCCGACCCCGACGACAACTACCGGGCGATCTGCTCCGTGGTCTTCGGCATGGGCCCCCTCGACGACGAGGACGAAGGGGGGTCCGCCGACGACGAGCAGGCCTGGGAGACCTCGCAGGACTTCGCCACCCGCCTCGGCGTCGTCGACGGCGTCTACGTCGGTGGCCCGCCGACGGACGGCTACGAGGACCCACCGGTCATCTCCCACGGAGCGTCGATCTACCGCAGCCGCGACCTCGTCCGGCGCGACCACGACGCCGACACCGGCGAGCTGCCGCCGTACGACCCCGACGCCTACTGACCCTCCCCCTTCGCCCCCGTAACTCTGCAAAACCCTAGGGTCCTGCAGAGTTACGGGGCTCCGAACTGTGCAAAACCCTAGGGTTCTGCACAGTTCGGAGCCGGGTTCAGCGGCGCCCGGGATCAGGCGGGGTCGGTGCCGCGCAGGCGGCGCAGGGCGGTGACGGCCTCCCAGCCGCAGATGACGGCGATGCCGACGGCCACGGCCGGCAGCGAGATGCTCCAGTCGTCGCTCCACCCGAAGGTCGCGTGGAACTCCGCGGGCAGGTCGGTGAGGAGCCGGTCGGTGAGCAGCAGCCAGACGAGCACCACCCCCGAGACGACCGCGCTCACCAGGCTCACGACCGCGAGCGGCGTGGACCAGCCGCCGCGCGCCCACGCCGCCACGGTCACGAGCACGTCGACGGCGAGGAAGCCGATGATGACCGCCTGCCAGCCCAGACCCAGCGTCGGGTCGAGGACCTGCACCGCGTGCTCGCCGACTCCTCCCCACTGCCACAGGCACAGACCGATGACGACGAGGGTCGAGACGACCTCGAAGAGCATCTCCGCCATGCTGGCCCGACGCGCACGGTCGGCCGGGTCGGCGAGCTCGTCCGGGTTCCACGTGCCGACGAGGCCCTGCTGCTCACCCGGGCTGCCGTAGCGCTCGGCGACCGCGAAGACGAGCGTGGTCCAGAAGACGACGTGCACCGCCACCTGGAAGGCGAGCGCCACCCCCTCCCCCACGATCTCGCCGAAGCCCGCGTCGCTGCCCACGGCGTGCCCGACGATCGAGCCCACGAGCGACAGCGGGACGAGGATGGCCAGGAGCACCTTGACCAGGCGCACCCACGCGGGGAAGAAGGCCGGACCGACGAGGTGGTTGGGCCGCCCGCCGTACTCACGGGCGAGGACGTCCGGGTCGCCGAGCCCGACGATGGTCTCGCGTTCGGCGGCGACCGGCTCCTCACCGGCGGCGACCCTCCCTTCGACCGTCTCCTCGATCGTGCCGCGCAGCTCGCGGGCGATGTCCGGCCCGGTCTCCGGCGGGAGCTGGCGGGTCACGGTCCACACATATCGGTCGGTCAGGCTCGTGCCACTCATGACTGGTCTCCGTCCAGTGCGGCGATCGCCGAGTCGAGGGATCGCCATTCGGTCATCAGGTGGGCGCGCAGGTCGGCGCCGGCCGGGCTCGTGCGGTAGAACTTCCGCGGCCTGGCCTCGTCGGTGTTCCACTCGCTCGTCAGCAGGCCCTGCTTCTCGAGGCGCCGCAGGAGCGGGTAGAGCGTGTTGCCGTCCACCGCGAAGCCCGCGGCGTCGAGCGTCTCGAGCAGCGCATAGCCGTAGCGCGGTTCCTCGAGGGTGGCGAGGGCGGCGAGCACGACGGTCCCCCGCCTCAGCTCCTGCAGGTGCCCTGCGAGCAGTTCTTCGTCCATGCGTCACACCATAGTGTGTGTCGCACACTATTGTCCATGGGCCACTATCCATCTCTGCAAAACCCTAGGGTCTTGCAGAGTCGGGAGCTGGGCGGGAGCGGGCAGGCATGACGAAGGGCGGCGCCCACCCCATCGGGTGAGCGCCGCCCTTCGCTGCGGTCGGCTGGTGGCTCAGAGGGCCTTGAGGATCTCGCCGACCTTGTCCTTGGCGTCGCCGAAGAGCATCTGCGTGTTGTCCCGGAAGAAGAGCGGGTTCTGCACGCCGGCGTAGCCGGTGGCCATGGAGCGCTTGAAGACGATGACGTCCTTGGCGTTCCACACCTCGAGGACCGGCATGCCCGCGATGGGGCTGCTGGGGTCCTCGGCGGCGGCGGGGTTGACCGTGTCGTTGGCACCGATGACCAGGACGACATCCGTCTCCGGGAAGTCGTCGTTGATCTCGTCCATCTCGAGCACGACGTCGTAGGGCACCTTGGCCTCGGCCAGCAGGACGTTCATGTGACCGGGGAGGCGACCGGCGACGGGGTGGATGCCGAAGCGGACGTCAACCCCCTTCGCCCGCAGCTGTGCGGTGAGGTCCGCGACGGGGTACTGCGCCTGCGCCACGGCCATGCCGTAGCCCGGGGCGATGACGACCGAGGAGGCCTCGGAGAGCAGCTCGGCGACCTGCTCCGCCTGGATCTCGCGGTGCTCGCCGTAGTCCTTGTCCTCGCCCGTCACCTGGCCGTCGGAGCCGAAACCACCGGCGATGACGGAGACGAAGGAGCGGTTCATCGCCTTGCACATGATGTAGGACAGGAAGGCACCCGAGGAGCCGACGAGCGCACCGGTGACGATGAGCAGGTCGTTGGAGAGCATGAAGCCCGCCGCGGCCGCGGCCCAGCCCGAGTAGCTGTTGAGCATCGACACGACGACCGGCATGTCGCCGCCGCCGATGGAGGCCACGAGGTGCCAGCCGAAGAGCAGCGCGATGACCGTCATGATCGCCAGCGGCAGGATCGACGGGGAGATGACGAACCAGACGCACAGCCCGACCGAGACGAGCACGGCCAGCAGGTTGAGCCAGTGGCGCGCGGGCAGCACGAGCGGCGAGGACTTCATCTTCGCGCTGAGCTTGAGGTAGGCGACGATCGAGCCGGTGAAGGTCACGGCACCGATGAAGACACCGATGAAGACCTCGCCGTTGTGGATGCCGACCATGTCGATCGCCTCGAGCCGCTTGTGCTCGGCGACCGCCTCCGGGCTGTCACCGTGCGAGGCGAGGAAGGTGTTGTAGCCGACGAGCACGGCGGCCAGACCGACGAAGGAGTGCATCATCGCGATGAGCTCCGGCATGCCGGTCATCTCGACCCGGCGGGCGATGCGGATGCCGATGAGGCCACCCAGGGCCATGGTGACGACGAGGACGCCCAGGCCCCACTTGCCGGCGTCGGTGGCCTCGCCGTCGCCGTAGACCCCGTCGATGACGAGGGCGACCGTGGCGAGCAGGGCGATGGCCATGCCGGCCATGCCGAACCAGTTGCCGTGCTTGGCCGACTCGTGCTTGCTCAGGCCGGCGAGGGAAAGGATGAAGAGGAGCGCCGCGACGATGTAGGCGGCGGTGACGACGGTGGACAGCACGACTCAGCCCTTCCGGAACATGTTGAGCATCCGGTTCGTCACGGTGAAGCCACCGAAGACGTTGATGCTGGCGAAGAAGATGGCAGCTGCGGCGATGACCTGGATCGCGATGTCGGGCGAGGTCACCTGCAGGAGGGCGCCGACGACGATGATCCCGGAGATCGCATTGGTCACCGACATCAGCGGCGTGTGCAGCGCGTGGTGCACGTTGCCGATGACGTAGAAGCCGATGACCACGGCCAGCGCGAAGACGATGAAGTGCGACAGGAAGGCCGCGGGCATGAAGGCGGCTGCGATGAGGAAGAGCAGCGCGGCACCGCCGATGTACCAGAACTTGCGGTTCGGGTCGTGCGGCTTCTCCGGCTCCGGCTCGGGCGCCGGCGTCGCGGCGGCCGGCGCGGACTGCGCCGCCGAGACCTGCACGGGCGGCGGCGGCCACAGGGTCTCCTCGCCCTGGGTGACCGTCATGCCGCGCACGACGGTGTCCTCCATGTCGAGGACCGGCTGGCCGTCCTTGTCCGGGGTGACCAGCTTGAGCAGGTTGACGATGTTGGTGCCGTAGAGCTGGCTGGCCTGCGTGGGCAGGCGGCCGGCGAGGTCGGTGTAGCCGATGATCCGCACACCGTTGTCGGTGACGACGCGCTCGTCGGCGACCGATCCGGCGACATTGCCACCGGAGCCGGCGGCCATGTCGACGATGACCGAGCCGGGCTTCATCGATGCGACCATCTCCTCCGTGATCAGCCGCGGCGCGGGGCGTCCCGGGATGAGGGCCGTCGT
Encoded proteins:
- a CDS encoding type II toxin-antitoxin system VapB family antitoxin produces the protein MIFQSVGDTRPYPAHGRKSPRDWADVPPRAVRLEQLTTTKSALNLHDLLADDSTFYGDLFPHVVLWRGRHYLEDGLHRALRAALQQRSTLHARVLEIAD
- a CDS encoding LytR C-terminal domain-containing protein, whose amino-acid sequence is MSEDAYYGSGSGARSRRRRAVVTVLVVLLLLFFALWYAMSYIRADQGAGSTNASVPARPACTSSPQQVQVNVYNATNRDGLAARVAAQLKDRGFVVKTVANDPKKRTVTGRGELRYGTGSFADAQLVLRHTGSFQRIKDSRQRRTVDVVVGPEFTRLVAEDKVTTC
- a CDS encoding nucleoside deaminase produces the protein MDRALELAREAAADGDIPVGAVVVDASGVIIGEGRNTRERDGDPTGHAEVVALRAAAETKGEWRLTGCTLVVTLEPCPMCAGAVVASRVPRVVLGAWDSKMGACGSVWDVVRDRRSVHRAEVVGGVREGEAAHLLLDFFGGRRADVDPA
- the upp gene encoding uracil phosphoribosyltransferase gives rise to the protein MRVIVADHPLIAHKLTYLRHKGTDSPTFRRLADELVTLLAYEATREVRTEPFEIETPVSATTGIKLSTPKPLVVPILRAGLGMLEGMVRLLPTAEVGFLGMLRNEETLEAVTYANRLPDDLSGRQCYVIDPMLATGGTLAMSIQYLVDRGADDITAVTLLAAPEGIAAVERELADLDVPVTLVTGAIDERLNEQGYIVPGLGDAGDRLYGVV
- a CDS encoding PH domain-containing protein — protein: MAPEVTRVAHRGLRKYLLPGETPVAEIRHHRIVLAKPFGIALAVLALVVWLDVSVSDANAGILGYAWWIWFAVVGWAAWKWIEWRHTRVVATTKRIVLFEGWINHKVSMMPLKKVTDMAYERSVLGRILGYGTFVLESAGQDQALSSIEFVPDPDDNYRAICSVVFGMGPLDDEDEGGSADDEQAWETSQDFATRLGVVDGVYVGGPPTDGYEDPPVISHGASIYRSRDLVRRDHDADTGELPPYDPDAY
- a CDS encoding permease prefix domain 1-containing protein; protein product: MSGTSLTDRYVWTVTRQLPPETGPDIARELRGTIEETVEGRVAAGEEPVAAERETIVGLGDPDVLAREYGGRPNHLVGPAFFPAWVRLVKVLLAILVPLSLVGSIVGHAVGSDAGFGEIVGEGVALAFQVAVHVVFWTTLVFAVAERYGSPGEQQGLVGTWNPDELADPADRARRASMAEMLFEVVSTLVVIGLCLWQWGGVGEHAVQVLDPTLGLGWQAVIIGFLAVDVLVTVAAWARGGWSTPLAVVSLVSAVVSGVVLVWLLLTDRLLTDLPAEFHATFGWSDDWSISLPAVAVGIAVICGWEAVTALRRLRGTDPA
- a CDS encoding PadR family transcriptional regulator, with product MDEELLAGHLQELRRGTVVLAALATLEEPRYGYALLETLDAAGFAVDGNTLYPLLRRLEKQGLLTSEWNTDEARPRKFYRTSPAGADLRAHLMTEWRSLDSAIAALDGDQS
- the pntB gene encoding Re/Si-specific NAD(P)(+) transhydrogenase subunit beta; this encodes MLSTVVTAAYIVAALLFILSLAGLSKHESAKHGNWFGMAGMAIALLATVALVIDGVYGDGEATDAGKWGLGVLVVTMALGGLIGIRIARRVEMTGMPELIAMMHSFVGLAAVLVGYNTFLASHGDSPEAVAEHKRLEAIDMVGIHNGEVFIGVFIGAVTFTGSIVAYLKLSAKMKSSPLVLPARHWLNLLAVLVSVGLCVWFVISPSILPLAIMTVIALLFGWHLVASIGGGDMPVVVSMLNSYSGWAAAAAGFMLSNDLLIVTGALVGSSGAFLSYIMCKAMNRSFVSVIAGGFGSDGQVTGEDKDYGEHREIQAEQVAELLSEASSVVIAPGYGMAVAQAQYPVADLTAQLRAKGVDVRFGIHPVAGRLPGHMNVLLAEAKVPYDVVLEMDEINDDFPETDVVLVIGANDTVNPAAAEDPSSPIAGMPVLEVWNAKDVIVFKRSMATGYAGVQNPLFFRDNTQMLFGDAKDKVGEILKAL
- a CDS encoding Re/Si-specific NAD(P)(+) transhydrogenase subunit alpha is translated as MRLGVPKESKRGETRVAATPKTVEQLIKLGYDVVVEAGAGEASAYPDQAYVDAGASLESAEQVWASDIVAKVNAPTDEEVPRLRSGAILASLLAPALNPDKVEALRAQGVTALAMDAVPRISRAQSLDVLSSMANIAGYRAVVESAHEFGGLFTGQVTAAGKVPPAKVLVCGAGVAGLAAIGAAGSLGAIVRAFDVRPEVAEQVESMGAEFLQIDVEQEISSDGYAKETGEDFNRKAAELYAEQAKDVDIIITTALIPGRPAPRLITEEMVASMKPGSVIVDMAAGSGGNVAGSVADERVVTDNGVRIIGYTDLAGRLPTQASQLYGTNIVNLLKLVTPDKDGQPVLDMEDTVVRGMTVTQGEETLWPPPPVQVSAAQSAPAAATPAPEPEPEKPHDPNRKFWYIGGAALLFLIAAAFMPAAFLSHFIVFALAVVIGFYVIGNVHHALHTPLMSVTNAISGIIVVGALLQVTSPDIAIQVIAAAAIFFASINVFGGFTVTNRMLNMFRKG